One Pseudorhodoplanes sinuspersici DNA segment encodes these proteins:
- a CDS encoding HU family DNA-binding protein — MADAKPATAPTITLKHLAAGLAEDHQLSKKQSEAMLGDLVTKITDHLKKGDRIRIGGLGILQVRSRAARTGRNPATGEEIQIKASKKVAFRPAKELKDAI, encoded by the coding sequence ATGGCTGATGCAAAGCCGGCGACAGCTCCCACCATTACCCTGAAGCATCTCGCGGCTGGTTTGGCCGAGGATCATCAGTTGTCGAAGAAACAGAGCGAAGCGATGCTCGGGGACCTCGTGACCAAGATCACGGATCACCTCAAGAAAGGCGATCGGATCCGCATCGGCGGTCTCGGTATCCTGCAGGTCCGCTCGCGCGCGGCCCGTACCGGCCGCAATCCCGCGACCGGCGAAGAGATTCAGATCAAGGCATCGAAGAAGGTCGCCTTTCGTCCGGCCAAGGAATTGAAGGACGCGATCTGA
- the exbD gene encoding TonB system transport protein ExbD, protein MAVHFGKDDEDVENHDINVTPFIDVILVLLIIFMVAAPLATVDIPVDLPTSTAQQTRRPDKPVFVTVKADMQVAIGEDMVSRDGFASKLDIATNHNKDERIFVRADRAVSYGDVMEVMNSLRSAGYLKLGLVGLEAREEKK, encoded by the coding sequence ATGGCTGTCCACTTCGGCAAAGACGATGAGGATGTCGAGAACCATGACATCAATGTCACCCCATTCATCGACGTCATTCTGGTTCTGCTGATCATCTTCATGGTCGCGGCGCCGCTTGCGACGGTGGATATTCCCGTCGATCTGCCGACTTCAACCGCCCAGCAAACGCGCAGGCCCGACAAGCCCGTGTTTGTGACCGTAAAAGCCGACATGCAGGTTGCAATTGGCGAGGACATGGTGTCACGCGACGGCTTTGCCTCTAAATTGGACATCGCAACAAACCATAACAAGGACGAGCGGATCTTCGTGCGGGCCGATCGTGCCGTCAGCTATGGCGACGTGATGGAAGTGATGAATAGCCTTCGTTCGGCCGGATATCTCAAGCTTGGTCTCGTCGGCCTCGAAGCCCGAGAAGAGAAAAAATGA
- a CDS encoding tetratricopeptide repeat protein, with protein MRHGRISDVRTEPVYYTSLLKLSAEDIGDRLAAGAEEAARIAYAAAVGGSKVAQVVYGQMLLDGHGVARDLQAACRWFGIAAKAGDIDGINMLGRCHELGWGTVIDLDAARTCYQRAAAKNHHWAQFNLATLMLRDEGTPGAVATALTLLVRSARQGNAKAMNMIGRYREFGWSGPVNIPSAIRWYRRAAERGCFRGAAHFARFMLEQNRIDDAVSWYRRSAECAPVDFCRDLAAHLFKNRRSDLHAVARLALRRAAEGDAAEDLFAYGHALACGRGGPANVSEAAIWLARAQAKGFPGALALLDDISRQHALL; from the coding sequence ATGAGGCATGGCCGGATTTCCGATGTGAGGACAGAGCCGGTCTATTACACGTCGCTCCTGAAGCTCTCTGCGGAGGATATCGGCGACAGGCTCGCGGCAGGCGCGGAAGAGGCGGCACGCATTGCCTATGCTGCAGCTGTCGGGGGAAGCAAGGTCGCCCAGGTCGTGTACGGACAAATGCTGCTCGACGGGCATGGTGTCGCACGTGATCTGCAGGCCGCGTGTCGCTGGTTTGGCATCGCCGCCAAGGCGGGCGATATTGATGGGATCAATATGCTGGGCCGCTGCCATGAACTCGGCTGGGGCACGGTGATCGACCTCGATGCAGCAAGAACGTGTTATCAGCGTGCCGCTGCGAAAAACCATCACTGGGCGCAGTTCAATCTCGCGACGCTAATGCTGCGGGACGAGGGGACGCCCGGCGCTGTTGCCACGGCGCTGACATTACTGGTTCGGTCCGCCCGGCAAGGCAACGCCAAGGCCATGAACATGATCGGCCGTTACCGGGAGTTTGGTTGGAGCGGGCCCGTCAATATTCCATCGGCCATTCGCTGGTATCGCCGCGCCGCCGAGCGAGGATGCTTCCGTGGCGCCGCTCATTTTGCGCGCTTCATGCTGGAGCAGAATCGAATCGACGACGCTGTTTCCTGGTATCGCCGGTCAGCTGAATGCGCTCCCGTCGATTTTTGCCGCGACCTCGCGGCTCACTTGTTCAAAAATCGGCGCTCCGACCTGCACGCTGTTGCGCGCCTTGCGCTCAGGCGTGCGGCGGAAGGCGATGCGGCCGAGGATCTGTTCGCTTATGGCCATGCGCTCGCCTGCGGGCGGGGAGGGCCTGCAAACGTCAGCGAAGCTGCGATCTGGCTAGCCCGCGCACAGGCCAAGGGATTTCCGGGTGCGCTCGCGTTGCTTGATGATATCAGCCGACAACATGCCCTATTGTAA
- a CDS encoding AAA family ATPase — MDAAAQSALQPTITLKQAKKLVQCMAHEQSFLLLSPPGVGKSEMVMQAAAEAGLPCRSLLGTQIAPEDVSGVPKIVGERSVFCPPRILLPEIAQTFCLFLDELPACAPDVQKAFYSLLLERRLGEHALPAGTWVVAAGNRQQDRALVRAMSSALVNRVTILNLRVDADEWQDWARRNGIRADIRSYISFMPDALMRDVPNEPTPFSTPRAWSLFSQSLDMAESAGILSRETRRALAFGRLSAEDAAVFCALAEESLGAMAPIESYVEKPGTLPKGETARWFILNCIRQRVQAGRLTTVKPHAVNRFLRSLPPESALTLLTDLVEQWGALGADKAMLELLKTVTKS, encoded by the coding sequence ATGGACGCCGCAGCGCAAAGCGCTCTTCAGCCAACCATCACCCTCAAACAGGCCAAGAAGCTGGTTCAGTGCATGGCGCACGAACAGAGCTTCCTGTTATTGTCGCCGCCCGGCGTCGGCAAATCCGAGATGGTAATGCAGGCGGCGGCTGAGGCCGGTTTGCCCTGCCGCTCGCTGCTCGGCACGCAGATCGCCCCGGAAGACGTCAGCGGCGTGCCTAAAATCGTTGGTGAGCGGTCGGTGTTCTGCCCGCCCCGGATTCTTCTGCCCGAAATTGCGCAGACGTTCTGTCTGTTTCTGGATGAACTGCCGGCCTGCGCACCCGACGTGCAGAAAGCCTTTTACTCCTTACTGCTGGAGCGCCGTCTGGGTGAGCACGCCCTGCCCGCCGGCACCTGGGTCGTCGCCGCCGGCAATCGCCAGCAGGACCGTGCGCTTGTGCGGGCGATGAGTTCGGCTCTCGTCAATCGTGTCACCATCCTCAATCTGCGGGTCGATGCCGACGAATGGCAGGACTGGGCTCGCCGCAACGGCATTCGCGCTGACATCCGCAGCTACATCTCCTTCATGCCGGACGCGCTGATGCGCGATGTGCCGAACGAACCGACCCCGTTCTCGACGCCGCGGGCCTGGTCATTGTTCTCCCAATCGCTCGACATGGCGGAAAGCGCCGGCATCCTGAGCCGCGAAACACGCCGTGCCCTCGCCTTTGGCCGGTTGTCGGCGGAAGACGCGGCTGTGTTCTGCGCGCTGGCCGAGGAATCCCTTGGCGCAATGGCGCCGATCGAAAGCTATGTCGAAAAACCGGGTACCTTGCCGAAGGGCGAAACGGCACGCTGGTTCATCCTCAACTGCATCCGGCAGAGAGTGCAGGCCGGCCGATTGACGACCGTGAAGCCACACGCCGTCAATCGCTTCCTGCGCAGCCTGCCGCCGGAAAGCGCACTCACACTCTTAACCGATCTTGTCGAGCAATGGGGTGCACTCGGCGCCGACAAGGCGATGCTCGAACTGCTCAAGACGGTGACGAAATCATGA
- a CDS encoding vWA domain-containing protein — protein sequence MSVAVANEANSDRATLKRIENGLRMVTVPLPHLAGLAAAVRTNLDWRVPTMGIFASGRLLVNPGFAARLKDNELVFVLAHELLHLALRTHDRARGSSRLEFNYAHDYIINDILRAELGFASIPAGGLDMPGARERSAEDIVIEMRRNADLMPSRTQVFEGAQASIRQIFGGGQPGNESRQPDDDAGDVLADKKERDMFPADAQDQAQQKAKIDEVTARGLSLAEAMKAFRGRGDNGGTMNATITALRGELRPAWQSALQKWIESSSPGERTFTRLSRRGAECSEIVLPGRKRESWMLNVVLDTSGSMTDEIPLALGAIADFCDAAGVDQIRIIQCDTAVTSDETVSPEELAVFSVSGFGGSDLSPAMAALAEDPQVTAAVIVTDGEIAFPSDPMPYGVLWVLPVRQAGRFNPPYGRVIAMDGSRP from the coding sequence ATGAGCGTTGCCGTTGCCAATGAGGCGAACAGCGACCGCGCGACATTGAAGCGCATCGAAAACGGTCTGCGCATGGTGACGGTGCCATTGCCGCATCTTGCCGGACTCGCTGCGGCCGTGCGGACCAATCTCGACTGGCGCGTGCCAACGATGGGCATTTTTGCGTCGGGGCGGCTGTTGGTGAATCCCGGCTTTGCTGCTCGTCTGAAAGACAACGAACTCGTCTTCGTGTTGGCCCATGAATTGTTGCATCTGGCTTTGCGGACGCATGATCGCGCGCGGGGCAGCAGCCGCCTCGAGTTCAATTACGCGCACGATTACATCATCAACGACATCTTGCGGGCCGAACTGGGCTTTGCGTCGATCCCGGCTGGCGGTCTCGACATGCCCGGCGCGCGCGAACGGTCGGCAGAAGACATCGTCATCGAGATGCGGCGCAATGCCGATCTGATGCCATCGCGCACGCAAGTGTTCGAAGGTGCGCAGGCATCCATTCGCCAGATTTTTGGCGGCGGTCAACCTGGTAATGAAAGCAGACAGCCGGATGACGATGCCGGCGACGTGCTCGCGGACAAAAAAGAACGCGACATGTTTCCCGCAGACGCGCAAGATCAGGCCCAGCAAAAAGCAAAGATCGATGAGGTCACCGCACGGGGCCTATCTCTCGCAGAGGCAATGAAAGCGTTCAGAGGTCGCGGTGACAATGGCGGCACGATGAATGCCACGATCACTGCGTTGCGCGGCGAACTCCGCCCAGCGTGGCAAAGCGCCTTGCAGAAATGGATCGAGTCATCGTCGCCGGGCGAACGCACATTCACGCGGCTATCGCGGCGCGGCGCTGAATGCAGCGAGATCGTGTTGCCGGGACGCAAGCGGGAATCATGGATGCTGAATGTCGTGCTCGATACCAGTGGCTCGATGACAGACGAAATACCTTTGGCCCTTGGCGCAATCGCCGATTTTTGCGACGCGGCCGGTGTCGATCAGATCCGCATCATCCAATGCGATACGGCCGTGACGTCTGACGAGACCGTTTCTCCCGAAGAGCTGGCAGTATTTTCCGTGAGCGGATTCGGCGGCAGCGATCTTTCGCCTGCGATGGCCGCGCTTGCCGAAGACCCGCAAGTCACCGCCGCCGTGATCGTGACCGACGGAGAGATCGCGTTTCCGTCCGATCCAATGCCCTATGGCGTGCTGTGGGTTCTGCCCGTGCGCCAAGCCGGTCGTTTCAACCCGCCTTACGGGCGTGTCATTGCGATGGATGGGAGCCGGCCATGA
- a CDS encoding LCCL domain-containing protein produces MKVVQELVAYFDRRGQLSKRQVRQLLDKGYLASDAPANMLELAGTVGATYYFRVRGESEGPLWGTDIYTGDSTLSAAAVHAGLLKVGQTAVLKVTTVAPLPEYQGCVRNGVTSHDFGRYGSAYRLSAI; encoded by the coding sequence ATGAAAGTCGTGCAGGAACTGGTTGCCTATTTCGACCGGCGCGGACAATTGTCGAAGCGGCAGGTGCGGCAATTGCTTGACAAGGGTTATCTCGCGTCCGACGCGCCGGCAAACATGCTCGAACTGGCCGGTACTGTGGGCGCGACCTATTATTTCCGTGTGCGTGGCGAATCCGAGGGCCCGCTCTGGGGTACCGATATCTACACGGGGGATTCGACACTTTCAGCCGCTGCCGTGCATGCTGGCTTGCTGAAAGTCGGACAAACGGCCGTGCTGAAAGTGACGACCGTGGCACCCCTGCCGGAATATCAAGGCTGCGTCAGAAACGGCGTGACGAGCCATGATTTCGGGCGCTATGGCAGTGCCTATCGGTTGTCGGCGATCTAA
- the exbB gene encoding tonB-system energizer ExbB: MISLSKSLAAISGLFSTLTLSVFVSTQTAFAQTATEQAPSTAPAESAAPAASADSAAPAATPSDVVPSSGVLPDPASSTAMPDVAQQAGSIPASMLPHDLTPWGMFMQADIVVKAVMVGLAFASLVTWTVWLAKSFEIRFEKSRARKKNRWLETAKSLDEAERAFAKEKDPVARLVRAAAHEVELSQALPAEGVKERIILQLERVEASASRRISNGMGILATIGATSPFVGLFGTVWGIMNSFIGISKAHTTSLAVVAPGIAEALLATAIGLVAAIPAVVIYNMFTRSIGGYRLILGNASANVLRLASRDLDRGDMKLQHTARQAAE; encoded by the coding sequence ATGATCTCGCTTTCAAAATCGCTCGCTGCGATATCCGGCCTATTCTCCACGCTGACGTTATCGGTTTTCGTGTCCACGCAGACGGCATTTGCGCAAACAGCAACCGAGCAAGCGCCAAGCACTGCGCCGGCAGAATCCGCCGCACCCGCGGCGTCAGCAGACTCCGCAGCGCCGGCAGCCACCCCCTCCGATGTGGTTCCATCATCCGGCGTGCTGCCGGATCCTGCTTCATCGACAGCCATGCCCGACGTCGCGCAGCAAGCGGGCTCGATCCCCGCAAGCATGCTGCCGCACGATCTGACGCCGTGGGGCATGTTCATGCAGGCGGACATCGTCGTGAAGGCGGTGATGGTTGGACTTGCTTTTGCGTCACTCGTCACATGGACGGTTTGGCTCGCAAAGAGCTTCGAAATTCGATTTGAAAAGAGCCGCGCCCGGAAGAAAAATCGTTGGCTTGAAACAGCCAAATCATTGGACGAAGCAGAGCGTGCATTCGCCAAGGAGAAGGACCCGGTTGCGCGTCTCGTGCGCGCCGCCGCGCATGAAGTCGAGCTCTCCCAGGCGCTCCCCGCGGAAGGCGTGAAAGAGCGTATCATTCTGCAATTGGAGCGGGTCGAAGCGAGCGCCAGCCGCCGCATCAGCAACGGCATGGGTATCCTGGCAACCATCGGCGCGACGTCACCGTTCGTCGGTCTGTTCGGCACCGTGTGGGGTATCATGAACAGCTTCATCGGAATTTCGAAGGCGCATACGACGAGTCTTGCTGTCGTGGCCCCTGGCATCGCCGAAGCGCTGCTTGCAACGGCCATCGGTCTTGTGGCCGCGATACCGGCCGTCGTCATCTACAACATGTTTACGCGTTCGATCGGTGGGTACCGTCTTATTCTCGGCAACGCATCAGCCAATGTTCTGCGGCTGGCCTCGCGCGATCTCGATCGTGGCGACATGAAGTTGCAGCATACCGCGCGGCAAGCAGCGGAGTGA
- a CDS encoding Fe2+-dependent dioxygenase — MMVHIPGILSAKEVAECRQILESSEWVDGKDTAGDQAAKAKYNLQIPEGSPTAIEAGSIILHALGRSPLFSSAALPHLVLPPLFNRYDAGMQFSAHVDGAIRMVPGSGGVRMRADVSSTLFLTDPADYDGGELVVEDTYGSHHVKLPAGDMILYPATSLHHVTPITRGSRWSSFFWTQSMIRDDGRRTMLYDLDMAIMEVRRRLGDDERASVALVSHYHNLLRHWAEL, encoded by the coding sequence ATGATGGTTCACATCCCGGGCATCCTTTCGGCAAAGGAAGTCGCCGAATGCCGCCAGATCCTGGAATCATCTGAGTGGGTCGACGGGAAGGATACAGCCGGCGACCAAGCGGCAAAGGCAAAGTACAATCTGCAAATTCCAGAAGGATCGCCGACCGCTATTGAAGCCGGGAGCATCATTCTTCACGCGTTAGGCCGCAGCCCTCTTTTCAGTTCTGCTGCGCTTCCACATCTGGTGTTGCCGCCGTTATTCAATCGCTATGACGCCGGCATGCAGTTCAGTGCCCATGTCGACGGGGCGATCCGCATGGTGCCTGGTTCTGGAGGCGTGCGGATGCGTGCGGACGTTTCGTCGACGTTATTTTTGACCGATCCGGCGGACTATGATGGCGGTGAACTCGTCGTCGAGGACACGTATGGGTCCCATCATGTCAAGCTGCCGGCCGGCGACATGATTCTCTATCCGGCGACCAGCTTGCATCACGTGACACCGATCACTCGCGGCAGTCGCTGGTCGTCGTTCTTCTGGACTCAATCGATGATCAGGGACGATGGCCGGCGAACCATGCTCTACGATCTCGACATGGCGATCATGGAGGTTCGTCGTAGGCTGGGTGATGACGAACGCGCGTCAGTGGCTTTGGTCAGCCACTATCACAATCTTCTGCGTCACTGGGCTGAGCTATGA
- a CDS encoding TonB-dependent receptor — translation MVIGATGDVRLRETCDDLIEQKSGGRIGVRSSARKPLVHAAIGLASVAMAGGTAAQEALPTIDVSGQGGQAEDTGYRATSTGVSRIPTPLRDTPQTINVVTQEVIRDQGARTMEDALRNVPGITFSAGEGGTQGDAPLIRGFSARTDIFRDGIRDPGWYTRDVFATDSVEVFKGPSAFAFGRGSTGGAINLTSKQATGAKYFEGTLTGSTPKGVRAEIDASGQINPNIDARIAALWQDVDTPDRDNIWTKRWGVAPSLNVRLNEQARVKLGYIYQGEEGVPDYGHPYLPQPARSNVTGNLTNPGYYGNGQPVGPVPVNRSNFYGVTGGPLADRTTTETHILTGRFEYDITNQLKFANTTRYFAVDRSSRPTAPRSLGRADNTPFAAPTPFDQPDYNYPVGDMTVGRQHFWTETNNNLLVNQSEITGKIDTGPLQHTVVVGTEYDKENRWQHRAIGMGNSSNLCNPALPECRTDLNNPQQTGFGGEFLGWNKPQTTVADTYAVYASDSIKLNRYWDILGAIRYDMFKTSYTDLTQTNPANRFSQRTDNMLSYRFGAVFHPTTNSSIYGAYGVSYNPSAEAGTLSSNPNATNGVLLAPEKNTVWEVGAKVDVLDNRVTLSAAYFNIEKTNLRIPTDPNDSTLPLILDGLAVSKGVEFGLVGRITDKWQMTAGYSYNETEIVETTNLGELGRRLPNTPLNSFTLWTTYDITPQLTVGGGALWQSEAYVNTANTAFVPDFWKFDAMMAYKVDKNWTLQLNVYNLTNELYYSQYYGGHAVPAAGRYASLSVRARW, via the coding sequence ATGGTGATTGGTGCAACGGGTGACGTGCGTCTGCGTGAGACTTGTGACGATTTAATCGAGCAAAAATCAGGCGGCCGTATCGGCGTTCGCTCAAGCGCGCGCAAACCGTTGGTGCATGCTGCGATCGGTCTTGCTTCTGTCGCCATGGCAGGCGGTACAGCGGCTCAGGAGGCACTTCCGACCATCGACGTTTCGGGACAGGGGGGGCAGGCCGAAGATACTGGTTATCGCGCGACGTCCACAGGTGTTTCGCGCATTCCTACTCCGTTGCGCGATACGCCACAGACGATCAACGTGGTGACACAGGAAGTCATCCGCGATCAGGGCGCACGCACGATGGAAGATGCGTTGCGCAACGTCCCCGGCATTACATTCTCCGCCGGCGAAGGTGGCACGCAGGGCGATGCGCCGCTTATCCGCGGCTTCAGCGCACGGACCGATATCTTCCGCGACGGCATCCGCGATCCTGGCTGGTATACGCGCGATGTATTCGCCACGGATTCTGTGGAGGTGTTCAAAGGGCCGTCGGCTTTCGCTTTCGGCCGCGGCTCGACCGGCGGCGCCATCAACCTGACCTCCAAGCAGGCCACGGGCGCCAAGTATTTCGAAGGCACTTTGACGGGCTCCACGCCAAAAGGCGTTCGGGCTGAAATCGATGCCAGCGGTCAGATCAATCCCAACATCGATGCCCGTATTGCCGCGCTCTGGCAGGATGTCGATACCCCTGATCGCGACAATATCTGGACCAAGCGCTGGGGTGTCGCGCCGTCGCTGAATGTCCGACTGAACGAACAGGCTCGGGTCAAGCTTGGTTATATCTACCAGGGTGAAGAGGGCGTGCCTGATTATGGACACCCATATTTGCCGCAACCGGCACGTTCCAATGTCACCGGTAATTTGACCAACCCAGGCTATTACGGAAACGGTCAACCGGTTGGACCGGTGCCCGTCAATCGCAGCAATTTTTACGGCGTGACCGGAGGCCCGCTGGCCGATCGCACGACGACGGAAACCCATATTCTGACCGGGCGGTTCGAGTACGATATCACCAATCAGCTGAAGTTCGCGAATACCACGCGCTATTTCGCTGTAGATCGTTCGTCGCGGCCAACCGCGCCGCGTAGTCTGGGGCGAGCTGACAACACGCCCTTTGCGGCTCCAACGCCGTTTGATCAACCCGACTACAACTATCCCGTCGGCGACATGACGGTCGGGCGGCAGCATTTCTGGACCGAGACCAACAACAACCTGCTGGTCAATCAGAGTGAGATCACAGGCAAGATCGACACCGGTCCGCTCCAGCATACAGTCGTGGTGGGCACGGAATACGACAAGGAAAACCGTTGGCAGCATCGCGCGATTGGCATGGGTAATTCCAGTAATCTCTGCAACCCGGCGCTTCCGGAATGTCGTACCGATCTAAACAACCCTCAACAAACGGGCTTTGGTGGAGAATTCCTCGGCTGGAACAAACCCCAGACAACGGTGGCCGACACCTACGCCGTGTACGCATCGGATTCGATCAAGCTCAATCGATACTGGGATATCTTGGGCGCGATCAGGTATGACATGTTCAAAACGAGCTACACCGATTTAACGCAAACCAACCCGGCGAACCGTTTCAGTCAGCGCACAGATAACATGTTGAGCTATCGCTTTGGTGCAGTGTTCCATCCGACGACGAATTCGAGCATCTACGGTGCTTATGGTGTTTCCTATAACCCGTCGGCCGAGGCCGGAACACTGTCATCGAATCCCAACGCAACCAATGGTGTGTTGCTCGCACCGGAGAAGAACACTGTCTGGGAGGTCGGCGCAAAGGTTGACGTGCTCGACAACCGGGTGACGCTGAGTGCCGCCTACTTCAATATTGAGAAGACGAATTTGCGAATTCCGACCGATCCAAACGACTCAACATTGCCACTTATCCTTGATGGCTTGGCTGTATCGAAGGGCGTGGAGTTTGGCCTCGTCGGTCGTATCACCGACAAGTGGCAGATGACGGCAGGTTATTCGTACAACGAGACCGAAATCGTCGAGACGACAAATTTAGGCGAACTCGGTCGGCGTCTGCCCAATACGCCGCTCAACAGCTTTACCTTGTGGACGACCTACGACATCACACCGCAATTGACTGTCGGCGGTGGCGCCCTCTGGCAGTCGGAAGCTTACGTCAACACGGCCAACACCGCATTCGTGCCCGACTTCTGGAAGTTCGACGCGATGATGGCCTACAAGGTCGACAAGAACTGGACGCTGCAGCTCAACGTCTACAACCTGACCAACGAACTTTATTATTCGCAGTATTACGGGGGACATGCCGTGCCGGCGGCCGGCCGCTACGCATCGCTCTCCGTTCGCGCCCGCTGGTAA